Within Anopheles ziemanni chromosome 2, idAnoZiCoDA_A2_x.2, whole genome shotgun sequence, the genomic segment AGGTACATAAGAAACGGGTGAATACCGATTGTGGTATGTAAACAACACTTCTTCATTTGAAGGTTTTCTGTACCCAAGTCTTCATGTCCGTACAACTTTGTTTACATTACTGTATGATTACATGACCTGGTTTCAACACGTTGCTTAATCATGCTttcgtatttttccactttcagATGCGAAGCAGCGGTATAAAAGttataaagaaaattaaaaaaatcaagagAGCACAGTACCAACGACGGCTTAAACGCTTTTTCTTGGACCGGTCGAGCATCGTgacggaagaaaaatgtccCAGCCGGAGAGCATCGGCGATGTCATAGAGACGCGGCGCCGTTCGCGCTCGAAAACTCCAATGATGAACCTGCGCGTCAGTTCTGATCGCGAGAATGGCGAGTCTTCCCCGGCCGGCAACAGGAAGGTCCGCAAAACGCCCACCGTTGAAGCGATCGACGAAAGCGACGAGCAGCCGTCCTCACAAAAATCATTAGCCGCTGCCGGCGGGCAACCCCGTTCAACGGCCATGCGTAAGACTCGTATCGTCACATCCGACTACTCGTCGGATGACGTTTCGCCGGATCGTGTGCAAAAGGCGTTGGCTGTCGTTCAGAAAATACAAAAGTCCGGGCAGCTATCACAGTCGGCCGttaccacgacgacgacgcaggTCACTAGAACTTTCGAGTCGAAAACGGTGTTGGTGCAGGGTCAGGGCGTCGATCAGCAGGAAAATGTGGTCTCCGTCAAAACCAGTAGCGCTGGCAATTCTTCCGCGGACAAGGAGTCTACGGTGGCAAAACAGGCCACAACGGAATCACCAAAGAAAGCCACCAGCTCACCATCGAAGCCGACTCCGCTAACCGGTGGAACTAAGCAGCAAGAGGAGGTGGTTTCCGTGGCAACCAGCAAGAAGACAAGTACAACCGTTGGGGCAAGCAAAGCAACCGTTGCTGGAGGTGCCGGTAGGATCTGTACCAGCACGCCGAAAAATGCCCAAACCTTTAAGGCAGCCACAGCGAAGATTGTCCTAACACCGGAGGAGCTACAGCAACATGCGGCCTACAAAGAGTACCTGGAAGCGGGCGAGTACTGGAACAAGTACCCGAAGACGGACTACACCTATTCGGAGCTGTCGCCGCATCGTCGCGAGGTTGCGCCTGGGCTAGTTGCGATGCCCAACATGTCCCGGCCTAGCCTGAACAAGCACGCCGAGCGGGTGCAGACGATGATCGAGCGTAATCCTACGCAGGAAGCGTTCATACGCCAACGGTACACATCCGCCCGAAGTAGTGGGATGTTTGTGCCCTCCGATCCGTACGATTCGACCGAGGAAGTGGACAGTTACCTGCGTCAGGGTAACCAACGGCACCAGCGTCAAACGATCGTGAACCAGCAGCAGTCGATCGTCAGCCGTTTCTTCCTGTCAATCGTTACGTTCTTCTTTACCTGCTTCGACTCCGTGCGTAGTGTCTTCCGGCGTCGCGACGAGGAGTACCAATACTACACACGCATCGAGGATGAGCGAGGTAGCAGTGCGTCAAAGGAAGGTCCAACTTTAAAACAGATAATTAATGGAATCCATTTTTATTGTACTTTTTTGTAGGCTTTTTTGCCCGCGCCTATAGTTtggtttcttcatttttcatcaacGTGTTCAAGCGCATCTACCTGCTGATTTCTTCCGTGCTGTTTCTGGACGCCTGGCTGCTGCAGACGAGCGCAAGGAACGTGGAGCAACAGCAAGCTGGCCAACGAAAGCGTCGTTTTTTGCTGTTCTTGTTGGTTTTGCTCCCGTTTTTGCTGATCGGAGGTAAGTTATATTTACAATGCCCTAGCTATTCAAATACAAAATAGAACTAAAATATCGTTATACAACGTAGAGATGTTTTTATGAACATGGCAAAAAATTCTTATTAACCCTTAAAGGCACGTGATTTAACGAATTCGAAATAATACTTAAAAAGGGGGTATGCTGTGACTTTAAGGGTTAATAAGTGAAGGCAACCATTTGCGTACGTTTCTCCTCGGAATCCTTAGCTCAACCATAACCTTCTCTGCACTCCACAGGTACCATTCTCTACCTAGACCCTTCCGCACTGGAAACGGTTCGCGCCAGCCTTCCGTCGCGCTTACGTGACTTTGAACTTAAGCTACCGAATCTTCCCGCCATGCCGGAAATGCCAAACGTGCCCGAGCTTCCTGACGTCGCCACGGTCAAGCAGTACGTTGGCGAACGGTGGACCGATTTGTCCGACCTGAACAGCCAGTACCTTGATCAGATGAAGCTTTTTACGCAAAATTCGCTCGAAGCCATCCGCCAGCTGTGGGGCGGGGGCGATGCAGAACAAGAAACGAGTGCCTAATTACTGCGCCAACGCGGGCCGGCAATGATGGAGTattcttgttttttcgtttttgtttttttttcttctttcattcaCTTGTCGCCTAattgtttgccattttattCTGCACGTAATATGGTACATTTTTGTTAGATAAGTTTAGCGTAGCGTTACAATTGCGATCAAAACAGCAACCATGGATTGTGGGTGGATGTTGCAGAGTGTGCCATTCGTAAAATGGATACTcaatttagtttcttttttaagtTCACGCATTCCTCCACCGATACATCACCTTCTGGAGCCCCCACCAAGACAATAGACATACACGAGCCGCGTTCTCTCTTTTAATATTATTCCTAAACGTGTCAGCCATATTACTAAACACCCACAATATTAATCTACATATAATAATGAAATGGTTTTAATAGTAACTACATTTTCCTTAAACTAAAAAGCTATGAAATACATGGCAATATGAAAGGATACAGAATGATAACGAGAACGGATAGAGGAACAGGATTCAGTTAATAGCTATCTTTTGTTTTAACGTCTGTTTGTCCCTTAAAGTTTGGCAATGTAAATGCACTTGAATTGTcattaaacaattttgttttcttctccactGAAGTCAATTCCTCGTAAAAATATGTTCGTCCAAGAACTGGAAAACAAGTTTTAGAtagttaaaataaacataatctGGAAGCTTTTGGGCTCTCCAACAGCAGTAAGTTACGAgtcgttcttttttatttatgtatacCGGCTTTTaagaaattgaagaaaacGTAAATAACAAAACGAGTTCCCGATGACGGAACCTCTGCCATGCTGTTGCGTAGTGTAGTAGAGCTGCAGGTAAGCATCGTATTTCTTATGTTCGTACTTTGTGTTCCTTAACTTTCACAGTTACTCTATCGTGTTACTGTTTTCCTTTCTAGTATGAACACTGTTACTTTTTCTATCTTCATGTTGTATCTATGAATGTCCATCCTCTATCCTTCTCGATAACGCAGGTTAAACTTAAGCAATCCTATTTTAATCAAAGATGTATCCATATGTGTGCAGAGGTGGTTTTATGTTGCtgttttccattgtttctGTTTGGCAAAATTTCCGGCTGGCGAGAAGAATATTGACATAGTGTCATTGAATATCATTAAAAAGACAAACTTGAGATTTACGAGGGTTTAAGAGAAGGTTAGGGATTGGCTTTCAAGGTATCCATATCTGATTTCTAGTATCTTGTTTATTGTTCTACACTGGCGAACCACAGTATGCTGTGAAATATTTGATAGCATGTCACAGCTTTTATTACAGCTTACTATGGTTCACCAAAAAACACTAACAACAAACTAATTATTTTGTATGCGCTTGTTTTCAGCTTACCTACTGGCAGATGGGAAGGAAACAATCGTGCTTCCGGCTTCATCCCGCGCTACACTAGCCCTATCGTCCCTTTCCCGGATCCTTCCATCAGGCATCGATCGGAGTATGGAATGGGACGGAATAAAATCGTTCTATCGTTCCGTGGCGAATGTCACCGCAATTCCGGTATGGATGGAATCCGTGCGGTCGTTAGTACCATCGTTTGGCTGGCTAACGGTATTCTCCTGGCCCTGGAGTTGgtcttggtggtggtggcctcGAAGTGGCGGTACCAACGACCATGAATCGTTCCGTTCGACGCTCCAGCGAACACTCAGTGCGGAAGAGTACGATGCCCTGATGCGTCATATTGACGTGTATATCGATGGTTTGATGGAGCAAAAGTACGCGTCCCGAGTGGAAGCGGTGGAAcgggagcaggaaaggatgAAGGCATCACCAACAACGGGGTCACTTGCGCCTGAACTAACCGTACACGTGGCGAACGTTATCGAGAAAAGTTTGAAACAGTACAACTACCACCTTACGGATGCCGATGTGGATCTTGTGGCGGAGAAAGTTCGTCTCGTGCTGGAAGCAACTCATCCACTATTGTTCACACGACAATCAGAGAAAATTGTTGAACAGCAGGAGAAGGATGCCGGAGGGAAGGTAGTACTGAGCAAGGAATATCTAACCGAAATTCAGCGGCTAGTGGAGCAGCAGATTACGGTGCACAACAATCATTATGTCATCACTGGGTCACAACTCGAAGAGCTTCTCACGCGGATACTTTCATCCGATCGGTTACTCGCCTTGATCGACGCACGAGCTACAGTCAACGGGGAACGCATGGTCAAGGAATTCCAGGCGACAGCGTCGGTTGTGGATCAACAACGGCGCGATGCATTGGTGGACGATTTGCGCAAAGAACTGAACGATATTAAGGCACACTTTAGTGAGCAACTGTTGAGCAGTAGCGTTCAATGGGAAGCAAGGTTAGAGGCGCTTAAGGCAAACCAAGGGCAGCTCGGTGATCAACTACGTGCCTATCGGTTAGAGCACAACGAACTCTACCAAAAGCTGCTGGCCGATATCGACGGCCGGTTGACCGCTTTGCGTCAAGAGCGCTACGAAGGAGTGAACAGTGCGGTCCGAGAGCACATCATCACCATCTTGGGGCTGAACGTGAAGCAGGACATCGGGGACGGGGATTTGCGGGCGTGGATTAGCGGGCTGTTTGTGGCACGGGACGATCTCGAGCGGCGGTTGGAGGAAATTCAGGCGAAGGTTGGCATGGATGTTCGTGAAGAGATCGAAAGAACCGCGGGTCGGTTGATGAAAGAAATCGGTGAAAAGATGCGCGAAGAGATGTTGCTCCGATTGGACGAGGTACGGAAAGAAGTGTCGGATACAAAGAGCACTGCAACGGACGCGGTGGAAAGTAAATCCACCGGAGCGGAAGAGGGTGGTACAGACTCGAGGAAATCGTCGTCAACGCTTACCGAGGACGACGTGAAGCGGATCGTGCGTGACGCTTTAACCGTGTACGATGCCGACAAGACCGGCATGGTGGATTATGCTCTCGAATCGGCCGGCGGGCAGGTGCTGTCGACTCGTTGCACCGAGAACTATCAGGCCAGCTCGGCCGAGTTTCGGATATTTGGCATTCCCATCTGGTACCCATCCAATACGCCCCGGACCGTCATTTCACCCACCATGGAACCGGGCCAGTGCTGGGCGTTCCAAGGGTTTCCCGGGTATCTGGGTGAGTTTCGGGAGCGACaagaaatttccattttcatctaGTTTAACTTAGAT encodes:
- the LOC131282985 gene encoding klaroid protein, which codes for MSQPESIGDVIETRRRSRSKTPMMNLRVSSDRENGESSPAGNRKVRKTPTVEAIDESDEQPSSQKSLAAAGGQPRSTAMRKTRIVTSDYSSDDVSPDRVQKALAVVQKIQKSGQLSQSAVTTTTTQVTRTFESKTVLVQGQGVDQQENVVSVKTSSAGNSSADKESTVAKQATTESPKKATSSPSKPTPLTGGTKQQEEVVSVATSKKTSTTVGASKATVAGGAGRICTSTPKNAQTFKAATAKIVLTPEELQQHAAYKEYLEAGEYWNKYPKTDYTYSELSPHRREVAPGLVAMPNMSRPSLNKHAERVQTMIERNPTQEAFIRQRYTSARSSGMFVPSDPYDSTEEVDSYLRQGNQRHQRQTIVNQQQSIVSRFFLSIVTFFFTCFDSVRSVFRRRDEEYQYYTRIEDERGFFARAYSLVSSFFINVFKRIYLLISSVLFLDAWLLQTSARNVEQQQAGQRKRRFLLFLLVLLPFLLIGAYLLADGKETIVLPASSRATLALSSLSRILPSGIDRSMEWDGIKSFYRSVANVTAIPVWMESVRSLVPSWSWWWWPRSGGTNDHESFRSTLQRTLSAEEYDALMRHIDVYIDGLMEQKYASRVEAVEREQERMKASPTTGSLAPELTVHVANVIEKSLKQYNYHLTDADVDLVAEKVRLVLEATHPLLFTRQSEKIVEQQEKDAGGKVVLSKEYLTEIQRLVEQQITVHNNHYVITGSQLEELLTRILSSDRLLALIDARATVNGERMVKEFQATASVVDQQRRDALVDDLRKELNDIKAHFSEQLLSSSVQWEARLEALKANQGQLGDQLRAYRLEHNELYQKLLADIDGRLTALRQERYEGVNSAVREHIITILGLNVKQDIGDGDLRAWISGLFVARDDLERRLEEIQAKVGMDVREEIERTAGRLMKEIGEKMREEMLLRLDEVRKEVSDTKSTATDAVESKSTGAEEGGTDSRKSSSTLTEDDVKRIVRDALTVYDADKTGMVDYALESAGGQVLSTRCTENYQASSAEFRIFGIPIWYPSNTPRTVISPTMEPGQCWAFQGFPGYLVIQLNTEIIVTGFTLEHISKLLVANGSISSAPKHFTVWGLQELNDPDPILLGSYEYLDKLGSSVQYFPVQNKDWSQPLQIVELRIETNHGNIRYTCLYRFRVHGEKV